The DNA sequence ATTTTCGTTGGTTGACGAACTAACACATAACAAATACCGAAGAAAATAACCGTGTAAACAAAAAGCTGAAGATGCCCAGAACCTACAAAGGGAACAGCTGCTATTTCAAAACTGACCGCTGCAACTCGAGGCGTCGGATAAAGCATAGCTGTAGCGATAAACAAAACAGTCGTAAAGATCAATCCAAAACGCGGACCTACCCGATCAGCAATTCGACTCTCGCCTTCACGCATCGAACCAGCAGCGATCATGCCCGCCACCGTCAATACTGCACCAGTAATAACAAATCCAATTACCGCTGTGTACGCATAAGGACCAGCCTCTACGCCTATCATGGCAGGCAAAATAAGATTACCCGCTCCAAAGAACATCGCAAAAAGAGCAAACCCTGCAAAAATAATTGATTTTGTTGTAGAAGAAAACATAAAACACCTCACCTTTATTGGAACTACCCAGACTTAACTGCTGGAGTGACGACGACGGGGGCTAACGCCCCTTCGTAAGTCGGCCACGGGAAATATCAATTCCCAATCCAATAACGAGTGCTACCGCAGCTGGAACAACCCACGCCATCTGCAAATAACCCAGTGGGAAAAAATCCAGTCCGTACCGCAGGGCAGAAAATACGCTTAAACCAGTAGAATTCAACGCTTCTGGCAATGCAAGCAAAGCCGTCGCCCAGGCTGGAATCCGGTAACTGAAGAAAAGTCGGCCCGGAGTAGCTAAATCAATTAGTGAAACCACAACAAGTACCATCACAATCGGATAGAGCAACTGATTCACTGGCGCGACGATAGCTAAGATTTTCACTAAACCGAGATTAGTCAACGCAAATGAAACACCAGTGGCAATACCCAACCATGTTTTTTGACTAATCGCTGGGATCAGATCATGAAAATATTCAACCGATGCTCCCAATAAGCCCAAAGCGGTAGTAAAACATGCTAAAACAACGATCATGCCGAACAAAGTTTGCCCTATCGGACCAAATAGATCACGTGTGACATTAGCGGTCAATGCAGCTCCATTATCGCCAACACCCACTTGTCCAACACGTACAAGCCCAACATAGACAACAACAAGAAATACCCCAGAAAGCATACCGGCAAGTGCTGTACCTCGGTGGACTTGACGTTTATTCCAGCCAGCGGCACTAAGTGTAGAAATCACCACACCACCAAACATTAAGGCCGCCAATGCATCCATTGTGAAATAACCATGAATGAACCCGGTAACAACGGGGGCAGCCTGATATTGCTCATTTGGGACAGTATTTACTGGTGGCATCATCCAAGAACCGATGATAACAACAAGAAGTAAAACAAGAAGGGCCGGAGTAAGCCAGGTACCAACATTACGGATGATCATATTCGGCCGGCGAGCAATGATATATGCCAGCGTAAAAAATACTGCCGAATAACAGAGCATCATCAAGCGGCTTGCCAGATCGGAAAAAGAATGCGTATACGGACCAAATGCCATCTCATAGCTAACTGCGCCAACGCGAGGGATAGCATAGACCATTCCAGTAAATAAGAAGATGAGAGTAGTAACTACAAGCCCCATGCGCACACCTAAACGGTCTGCCAGACGCTTCTCATCTGATCGTTTCGTCGACATTGCCACCATAGACAATACCGGCAGTAAAACTCCCGTCGATACAAACCCTATTGCTGCACTCCATGCCAAATTACCTGCTTGCGCACCGATCATGACGGGAACAATGAGGTTTCCAGCGCCAAAGAACATCGCAAACAACGCGAGACTGGTAATCACCAAAATTCGCACATTCGATGTCATAGCCCCTCCTCATCTTAGAAATAATATTTCAGATATAGTTTATTAACCTTAAGAATATGTATCTAACTACCTACTTCCCAAATTGACTGCCCTATCCCAGATATATCGTTCACATATTGAGATATTCACGTTGGATTAGCTCACATAACCAAGATATCGAGCAACTGCCATATAACCAGGCAGTGTACCGTTGCTTTACCAGCGACTATAATAAGAATGTGGATTAGCACAAGACTACGCTACTCACATTGTCACCTACTCTCACCCGCCGAACTATTTGACAGTGAGCTAAGAAAGATGGAGTTATGTTGAATGTATTAAGCCTTGAACAATTTCTTAACGGCTCATTCGCGTTGCTCGTAACAACTATTTTATGTTTTCTCCTCGGCGTTGAGCGTTACTACCACAACAAGGACGCAGGAGTAAAAACGCACGTTCTCGTGGGAATGGGTGCCTGCCTTTTTACTCTTGTCTCGATTTATGGGTTTGTTTCTACTGGCGCTCCCCTAGATCCATCCCGACTTGCCGCCCAAATAGTTTCCGGAGTTGGATTTTTAGGCGCGGGAGTTATTTTTGTCAATAACGATACCGTGAAAGGTTTGACAACAGCAGCAACTATCTGGATTTCAGCAGCAATGGGAGTGGCGTGCGGCGCAGGAATGTCGCTCTTGGCTCTTGCTACTCTCCTTATTCACTACATTTTGATCTTCGCCATCGGTCCCTTGGCAAATAAGATTCCCAATACGCACCACCTCGAACGTACTGTGGTCGAATATGAAGCTGGCCGCGGAGTGATGCGCAGAATCCTCGTCGTCGCCACCAGTCTAGGCTATAAGGCCATGGTGAATTCAACTGCTGTTATCGAAACTGAAAACGGCACTGGCATGCGAGCTGTTATGCGCTTCGACGGCCCCTACCCTCGAACCACGCTCTATGAACGTTTAGCAGGTTTAGAAGGAGTCAATGCCATTGACGACATCACCCAAGCAAATCTCGACTAACATACGGCCACAGTAAGCGTTCAACATGTTTGGGAAGAGAAAATACCAGTAAGATAAGAATCATCACGCAAGCGCGAAAACTCACAGCGATGGAGACAACGATGTCAAATACATTTATATCTGCTTGGACTGACACCGAGGGAATCAAACGAGTCACCAATCTATTTTCTACTACTTTCAGGCATCAACCTCGTATCCTCGCGGCAGCACCTGGACGAGTTAATCTCATAGGTGAACACACTGATTACAACGACGGACTATGCTTGCCGATCGCCTTACCACACCGTACGTTTATTGGACTAACACCGCGCGAAGACAACCGTGTTTACTTTATTTCAGATCATGGATCGGCCTGGGAAGGCGATATTTCACAGATCAATCCACATATGCCAGCCTCGTGGGTCAACTACGCAGGTGGGCCAGCATGGTCACTAAATATCACCCACGGTTTCGATGCTGCTTTTGTTTCTTGCGTCCCCTTAGGGGCAGGGTTATCTTCGTCAGCCGCTATCGAATGCGCAAGTGCTATCGCACTATCTGACGCTTCAAAAGAAGAGATCGTGGCAGCATGTATCCGTGCAGAAAATGAGATTGCCCATGCGCCAACTGGCGGAATGGATCAAACAGTATCGGTATTTGGTGAAGCAGACCATGCTGTTTTCATCGATTTCCAAGACCACTCTCGAGAATTAGTTCCCGCTTCTTTTAGCGAATATGGCTTAGATATTCTCGTCATTGATACTCGAGCCAAGCATTCCCTAGCAGATGGGCAATACGGCAACCGTCGCGCCGAATGCGATCAAGCTCGTGATCTTCTAGGATTGTCTTCGTTACGGCAGGCCACCCTCGATCATCTCCCCCAATTACCAGATCTACTCGCACAACGAGTACGCCATGTGGTGACAGAAAACGCCCGCGTTTTAGATGCCGTCTCAGCTCTGCGTAGCCAAGATTTCCCCAAACTCGGGCAACTTTTTACCCGCTCTCATGAATCATTGCAGGACGATTTTGAGGTATCGTGCCCCGAACTAGATTGCGTGGTAGAAGCCAGCCTCGAAAGCGGTGCGCTCGGCGCACGCATGACCGGAGGCGGTTTTGGCGGCTCAGCTATCGCATTAATTGCAACTGAGCATATAGACCACGCCGTATCTCATATTACTGCTCAGGCTCAAGCACATGGCTTCCCGCAACCGGCTTTCTTACGTGCCCACGCAAGTAATGGAGCCACAATTTTGCACCAATAATCTCATCAAAAACCATTGGGGGGCTAACACATTTTGTGTTAGCCCCCCAATGGTTTATCGACAGATTTATGCGCCGCGATACCCTTGTGGATTTTCTGTCTGCCAGCGCATCGATGATGCGGCCATATCTTCTATCGTATGCGTGGCGCGCCAGTCCAACTCTACTTGGGCTTTTGTAGCATCAGCATAACTTTCCGCAACATCACCAGCCCGACGAGGCACAACTTCATACGGAATTTCTTTACCCGCTGCCTTTTCATAAGCCCGAATAACCTCAAGTACTGAATATCCGTGGCCAGTACCCAAGTTATACACATAGACTCCCGGATTATGCAGGTGATCAGTTGCAGCTACGTGACCGCGGGCAAGATCTACGACGTGGATATAATCGCGAACACCAGTGCCATCAGGCGTATCATAATCATCACCAAACACTTGGACTTTCGCTAGTTCGCCAACAGCAACTTTAGCCACGTATGGAGTTAAGTTCGCTGGAATTCCCTTTGGATCCTCGCCAATTAACCCACTTGGGTGCGCCCCTACCGGGTTGAAGTATCGCAAAATCACGATCGTCCATGATGGATCTGCTACATAGAGATCATTGAGGATCTGCTCTTCAAATACTTTCGTCCAACCGTAAGGATTAGTAGCTATTCCAGCGGGTGACTTTTCAGTTAAAGGCAAAACACTTGCTTCACCATAGACCGTAGCAGAAGAGGAAAAGACAAATCTCTTCACGCCATGCTCACGCATAGTCTCCAGAAGAGCTAATGCTCCACCGATATTATTGTCATAATACTCTAGTGGTTTTGCAACTGACTCCCCTACAGCTTTAAACCCAGCAAAATGGATAACCCAATCAATGGAATTGTCGCTAAAAACCTTATCTAACTTAGCCTTATCTCGAATATCAGCATCGTAAAAGCGCACCTTTTTACCAGTGATTGTTTCAACCCTGTTCACCGCAACTGGCGACGAGTTAGAAAAGTTATCAACGCACACCACGTCATAACCCTTCTCCAATAATTCCACTGTGGTGTGGGTACCAATATAGCCAGCTCCACCAGCAACTAAAACCGTCGTCATCTCTCATACCCCTTAAAAACAATATCCTTACTTATTTTATTCACTACGAACGAATCCACAATCAGTTAAGAATTTTTCGGTACGCCATTGTTCTTTAAACACTGCTGTATTTTCTAAAATTCGTTCACATACGCTACCAAGTTCATCACGAATCGCCTGATCAATCACTCGCCGATCGCGACTGCCATCAACTAGTTTGTGGATCTCTTCATTAACAAAATCAAACTCAGCTAACTCGGCAGGCAAGGGCTTGCCTTGCTCAATCGCATCAGCTAACTGACCTAACTGCCGTTCTAAACGCGCCGGTAGAATAAACAGACCCTGCGCCTCAATGAGCCCAATAGATTCCTGTTTAATCGCAAAAAATTGCGGATGAGCATGGAAAACACCTGCCGGGTATTCCTCCGAAGTAATATTAGAACGGAAAATAATACTCATCTCGTATCCGCGTTCAGTCAACACGCACGTTGGCGAAACTGCTGAATGCCAACCATTCTCATCACGCGGAATAATCCCGATCTCCGGATCACAGAAATCAAGCCACGCAGTAGCGATTTGGGCACTGACATCTGCCACCGCATGCCGATCTTTACTGATCACCCGAACAACTGTATTCGGCCAGTCAACAATTTCAACAATCGCACCTTCGTATTGCGGAACGCGATACGTCACGCGTGTACCTGCAGTGTGCATAGGTAGTGTCTCACCACCACCTTGATAATGATCATGGCCCAACACTGAACCACCAATACGTGGCAACGCCGCATTACACCCAATAAAGTATCCCGGGAATTGATCGACGAAATCCATCAAGCGATAATATGTCCGGTCATCCACATGCATCGGCGTGTGATCCATATTTACGGCAATACCATGCTGGTCAAAATACCCATATGGAGAGAACTGCCAAAACCACGGTTGCCCATCCAAAGTGATCGGAACAGTCCGTAGCGTTGACTTTTGCCGACCAGCAAATCCCTCATTTTCATGACAAATTGTACACTGAGGATAGCCACCAGCCACCGAATTACCCGTCATTGCCTTTTTCGGATCCCGGAACTCTGGCTTGGCAAGATTAATAGTGACAATAACTTGTCCACTATTAAACCTTGGATTCTTATCCAGCATGGCTCGCTTAACATAATGATTAGCAACGCAATAATCATAGAACCATGACATCGCCTGCATGCCATCTTTATCTTGGCCGATACGGGTATGACGATCTGCAATCTGAGCAGGGGACAACGAGAGAATACCCATAACTTGATCAGCTAGACCATCACGTTCTTCTTCCGAAATATGCCCAGCTACAACACATGCCTGGGTAAAATCTGCAATCAGTTGGTCAGGAGCACTAGCATTCGTGTGTGCTCCAGTTGGCCGATATCCGTCAAGCCCAAAGATGGAAAAAATTCGATTACGGGTAAAGTCTTCATTACGTGGATCTAACTCAAGATTTTTACGGGCGTAATCAATGAGTTGATCTACGGCACTGTAGATATTTTCAGTCATTTTGGCTCGCTTTCACATATGTATTAATCATAACGCGCGCGGGCAAAAATAACTCAATAAATGCCGATATTAAAATTGGCGGTTGCCCAGCTGGGACAACCACCATCCCTCTACGTCACACTAGCTTAATTACCAGCGTTTTCAGTCTCATCCTTTGCCTGGTTAGACTGCCGATCATGTGTGGCAACTTCAGCTAACTTTGCTAACGGTTCTGGATCAACGTCGCCAATAACTAAATGCCCCGAAGCTCGTTCTCCAAGCGCTTGTAACGCAAGGCGCCCAACAAGCTGCTGATTCGTCGTCGAACGTGCCGAACGCCCATTCGACAGATAACTAATCATCCAACGCATTAACGTTGAAAAGCGCGTCTTGAACCCCGAAAGCGTCAAAATATGCAATACGCACCAAGCAAGCCAAGCAACAAAGCCAGCAAATTCTAGTTTGCCAATTTTAACAACCGCTTTCGATTTAGCGATCGTCGCCATCGATCCTTTATCGTTATACACAAACTTTTCCGCGCTGGGTTTACCTGCGAGACGATCAATGATGGTTTGAGCAGCAAAGCGTCCTGGCTGGATTGCTCCTTGAGCAACTCCAGGAACACCCTCTAAAGACATCATATCGCCGACAACGAAAATATCTGGATAGCCCGGAACGGTTAAATCGGGATTGACTCGTACTCGCCCAGCCCGGTCAAGTTCAACACCGGTACGTTCTTGAATCTTCTTCCCTAGTGGGGATCCCTGCACACCAGCAGACCACACCTTACAGATAGAATTAATAGTACGTTCGTTACCATCACGGTCACGTAAGGTCACAGTGCGGTCAGTCATTCCAACCACCATCTGGCCCATCATTACATCGATCCCCAACTTTTCGAGGGCCTTGCGGGTGCGTTTTCCGAGACTTTCCCCAAATGGCGGCAGTGGGTAATCGGCACCGTCAACCAAGATAACGCGGGCATCATGCGGATCGAAATTACGGAATTCCTTGCGTACAGTTTTTGATGCAAGCTCGCGAATTTGACCGGCTACTTCAACTCCGGTTGGGCCTGCCCCGACAACAACAAAAGTTAAAATATCACGCCGTTTTTCTGGGTCTGTTTCCATTTCAGCAAGCTCGAAAGCTCCAAAAATTCGAGCTCTAATTTCTAGCGCATCATCAATAGTTTTTAGCCCTGGCGCATAGCGCGAGTACTGATCATTACCAAAATAGGACTGGTCTGCTCCAGCTGCCACAATAAGCGAATCATATTCAGTGCGCATTTCGCGGTTATGATAACGCCAGATTACTTCTTTTGCGTCGACGTCGATATCTTCGACGAGGCCCAGCAAAACTTGGACATTGGATTGCTTTGCGAGGATTTCACGCGTTGTCGGGGCGATTTCACCAGAGGAGAGAATTCCTGTTGCGACCTGGTAAAGCAGCGGCTGGAAGAGGTGATGCGAGGTTCGCGAGATCATAGTTATATCAACATCGGTCTTTCGTAAGGCTTTTGTTGCAAATAAACCGCCAAAACCTGATCCAATAACAACGACCTTATGCTTAGCCACTCGCGCTCCTTAGTCCGATACTTTGTTTTCATCTCCCACTCTACTTTATTTACGAACCATATTTGTTGCGTAAATTGTTATAGTTCTAACTTTTCCACGAGGACGAGGCCATGCCGAAGAGTTTTCGGCATGGCCTCGTACATCTAGTGCGTTAGCTAAATCGGTTAGTTAAGAGCCTTCCGGCGGATACGGGTTAGTCCCATACCAGCACCGATAAGTAACACAGCAACAAGCCCGGCGCCATATGCGGCGTCCACACCGGTTTTAGCCAGTGACTGCTTCTTATCTGTGGCCTTAACATCAACATCCTTCTTTACTTGCGGATCTGTTGGTGTTGGCGGAACAGGATGCGGGGTTGGAAAAGTCCCGCAATCAACCATGACTTTTAATCCAGCTTCCTGACCAACAACTTGACCAAAATCAGTATCAACAGTCACCGGCAGGGTAATATCACCGATCTGATCTTGGCAAACATCAGACAGAACGAACTTTGCAGTAGCCTGGCCAGCACCGTCTGTGGTGATGATGGACTGCTCATTTTCTGCGTTCGGTTCCTCGATAGAATTATTAACCGGGAACTTTTCAGTTAATGACCCTAAATGTACTGTAACATTTTTGGTTTGGCCTGTTCCTTCAGTAAATGAAAGGCCACGAAGCGGAATCGTTACCTCACCACCCTTAGCGACCTTATCCTGTGGCAGGGTGATTCCAATTGCCCGCTTAAGATCTGAGGCGCCTAGTTTTGGACCAGTAATCTTCTTCAAGTAGTCGTTGAAACCGTCTCGATCAAGAACACCGAAAGTCTTTACCGGCAAACCCTTCTCAAAGTAGCCATCGCCACCTTCTAACACGAAGGTCATTGAGCCAACGTTATACACTTTGTCCATCTCTAACGGCTTGCCGTTAAGGGAGATAGAAGTGATTCGGCTTCCCATCGGCAAAGCAGGATCGTAGGTGTAGGTGAGGTTCGACGATGTACCCAAGCGCAACATTGGCCGAGAGTTTTGCGAGTTGAGGTTAGTCTTCCACTGGTTTTCAAGCGCCTTTTTAAACTGTTCACCAGTCATTGGAGCATAACCAAGTTGGTTGGAAAATGGCAGTGCCTTATATGTGCTGGCGTATGTTAAAACACCGTCGGCAGGAATAAGGTCTTCACGCAAGCCACCAGCATTAACCACACCAAAATCGACTGGCGTAGTGCCATCGATTGTTACTTGATCAAGGATCGAGTCTGCAACGAGGTTACCTAATGTAGATTCAACACCACGATTGGAACCTGGTGCTGGTTGTGTCTTTCCCGGTTCAAGGTATACGCCACGGTTCCATTGGGCTGTTACCTCGGAAACGATTTCAGCTTTGCCTGCTTCTTGGGCTTGTTCTTTAGCAGCATTCACAACTTTGGCAGCTGATCCGTTTGCTAAGCAATCTGGATCACTATCAGCAACAACAGTTGCGGCTGGGATCAAGATCGAATCAGCTTTGACTACTTTATTTGCCTTCTTATCAAAATTGATGCGCACTAATCCCAAATTGTCAGTATAGGAGCCGGATGCAATGCCTGCTAATAGTGGGTTCTTAGATTCCAACTGGACTGTTGAATCAACTTTATCGAATTCATATGGTACGTGGGTATCACCACCCATCAGCACATCGACTTCAGCAGGCATCTTCGAATAGTTGTTCTTCACATCATCATCGAGCATAGCGACGACGATCTGCGCTTGACCGCTTTCTTTGAGTTCTTTAGCTAGTCTTGTTATTTCAGCAATTGGATCATCAAAGCGCAACCCTTTAGTTGTATCTGGGCTAAGTTTGAACGGAACGTCTTGTGCGATAGCACCAATGTAGGCTACTTTAACCCCGTCAAGCTCAGCAATGGCATAATCTTTGAGATAAGGAGTCTCCACTCCATTGTCACGATAAGATCCCATTCCTTTAACGTTTGCTCCCAGATATGGGAAGTTGACTTTGACAAAGTCCTGCGGCTTACTTCCGTCTACTCGTTGCCGGAAAACGTCTTGTCCCAAGTCGAGTTCGTGATTTCCGATTGTTGAACCAACAACTGGAAGCTCATTGAGCGCTGCAATTGTTGGATTATCTTTCTGAGAACCAGAAGTATAGGGCGAAGCGCCGATATTGTCACCCAGGAGAGTAAACGTTGAATGAGGATTGGTTTGGTATGCCTTATTCAAATAGCATTGAACAGCTGGGATTCCTGACTCAACAACTTTTTCTTCTTTGGTTTTCTTATCCTGCTTAACTACTTTTTCAATGTGCCCATGAACATCAGTAAGTTTATACAGGTCAATAGTAACAATATCATTGTCCAGCGGAGCTGAATTCTCTGCCCATGCCAGGCTGGGAGCCAGCAAAAGTGATATTGCCATTGCGGCCCCGCACAGTGGGCGAGTTATAGGTTTACGCATAATGAATCTCCATTGATTAAAAGCGGAATGCGAACAGCTTAAGACTAACAAGCCTATGAGCGTCAAACAATATCCACAGAAGAATATGCTAAAGATTTTTATGGACACTGACATGATATTGACTTTTCGTCTAAAGATTTTCTATTCTAACAATCATTAAGGAGTAAAATGTTACAACAAATTCGCAGTCAACATACCCGCACCGCAATCCTCGATGCTACTCATCGCATCATTATTCGCGATGGCGCAACAAAAATTACCGTATCTGCTATCACCACCGAGGCCGATATTACACGGTCATTGTTCTATCACTATTTTGCTGGTAAAGATGAGGTAATCGAAGCGTTGCTCGATTATATTATCGATGATTTCCTTACCGAGCTTGACGCTTGGAATAATGCACGCGAGCCCGGAAACATCGAAAAATCATTAGAAGAAGCAACCACGCTCATGCGCAAAATCCTCAATGAAGATGGACCTTTTGCCACGAGTTTAGCGCGTAATTCCAATGCTCAACTCTATCTTATTTTTACTGACCGAGC is a window from the Arcanobacterium buesumense genome containing:
- the brnQ gene encoding branched-chain amino acid transport system II carrier protein, which codes for MTSNVRILVITSLALFAMFFGAGNLIVPVMIGAQAGNLAWSAAIGFVSTGVLLPVLSMVAMSTKRSDEKRLADRLGVRMGLVVTTLIFLFTGMVYAIPRVGAVSYEMAFGPYTHSFSDLASRLMMLCYSAVFFTLAYIIARRPNMIIRNVGTWLTPALLVLLLVVIIGSWMMPPVNTVPNEQYQAAPVVTGFIHGYFTMDALAALMFGGVVISTLSAAGWNKRQVHRGTALAGMLSGVFLVVVYVGLVRVGQVGVGDNGAALTANVTRDLFGPIGQTLFGMIVVLACFTTALGLLGASVEYFHDLIPAISQKTWLGIATGVSFALTNLGLVKILAIVAPVNQLLYPIVMVLVVVSLIDLATPGRLFFSYRIPAWATALLALPEALNSTGLSVFSALRYGLDFFPLGYLQMAWVVPAAVALVIGLGIDISRGRLTKGR
- a CDS encoding MgtC/SapB family protein, translated to MLNVLSLEQFLNGSFALLVTTILCFLLGVERYYHNKDAGVKTHVLVGMGACLFTLVSIYGFVSTGAPLDPSRLAAQIVSGVGFLGAGVIFVNNDTVKGLTTAATIWISAAMGVACGAGMSLLALATLLIHYILIFAIGPLANKIPNTHHLERTVVEYEAGRGVMRRILVVATSLGYKAMVNSTAVIETENGTGMRAVMRFDGPYPRTTLYERLAGLEGVNAIDDITQANLD
- the galK gene encoding galactokinase, which gives rise to MSNTFISAWTDTEGIKRVTNLFSTTFRHQPRILAAAPGRVNLIGEHTDYNDGLCLPIALPHRTFIGLTPREDNRVYFISDHGSAWEGDISQINPHMPASWVNYAGGPAWSLNITHGFDAAFVSCVPLGAGLSSSAAIECASAIALSDASKEEIVAACIRAENEIAHAPTGGMDQTVSVFGEADHAVFIDFQDHSRELVPASFSEYGLDILVIDTRAKHSLADGQYGNRRAECDQARDLLGLSSLRQATLDHLPQLPDLLAQRVRHVVTENARVLDAVSALRSQDFPKLGQLFTRSHESLQDDFEVSCPELDCVVEASLESGALGARMTGGGFGGSAIALIATEHIDHAVSHITAQAQAHGFPQPAFLRAHASNGATILHQ
- the galE gene encoding UDP-glucose 4-epimerase GalE, translated to MTTVLVAGGAGYIGTHTTVELLEKGYDVVCVDNFSNSSPVAVNRVETITGKKVRFYDADIRDKAKLDKVFSDNSIDWVIHFAGFKAVGESVAKPLEYYDNNIGGALALLETMREHGVKRFVFSSSATVYGEASVLPLTEKSPAGIATNPYGWTKVFEEQILNDLYVADPSWTIVILRYFNPVGAHPSGLIGEDPKGIPANLTPYVAKVAVGELAKVQVFGDDYDTPDGTGVRDYIHVVDLARGHVAATDHLHNPGVYVYNLGTGHGYSVLEVIRAYEKAAGKEIPYEVVPRRAGDVAESYADATKAQVELDWRATHTIEDMAASSMRWQTENPQGYRGA
- a CDS encoding galactose-1-phosphate uridylyltransferase gives rise to the protein MTENIYSAVDQLIDYARKNLELDPRNEDFTRNRIFSIFGLDGYRPTGAHTNASAPDQLIADFTQACVVAGHISEEERDGLADQVMGILSLSPAQIADRHTRIGQDKDGMQAMSWFYDYCVANHYVKRAMLDKNPRFNSGQVIVTINLAKPEFRDPKKAMTGNSVAGGYPQCTICHENEGFAGRQKSTLRTVPITLDGQPWFWQFSPYGYFDQHGIAVNMDHTPMHVDDRTYYRLMDFVDQFPGYFIGCNAALPRIGGSVLGHDHYQGGGETLPMHTAGTRVTYRVPQYEGAIVEIVDWPNTVVRVISKDRHAVADVSAQIATAWLDFCDPEIGIIPRDENGWHSAVSPTCVLTERGYEMSIIFRSNITSEEYPAGVFHAHPQFFAIKQESIGLIEAQGLFILPARLERQLGQLADAIEQGKPLPAELAEFDFVNEEIHKLVDGSRDRRVIDQAIRDELGSVCERILENTAVFKEQWRTEKFLTDCGFVRSE
- a CDS encoding NAD(P)/FAD-dependent oxidoreductase — its product is MAKHKVVVIGSGFGGLFATKALRKTDVDITMISRTSHHLFQPLLYQVATGILSSGEIAPTTREILAKQSNVQVLLGLVEDIDVDAKEVIWRYHNREMRTEYDSLIVAAGADQSYFGNDQYSRYAPGLKTIDDALEIRARIFGAFELAEMETDPEKRRDILTFVVVGAGPTGVEVAGQIRELASKTVRKEFRNFDPHDARVILVDGADYPLPPFGESLGKRTRKALEKLGIDVMMGQMVVGMTDRTVTLRDRDGNERTINSICKVWSAGVQGSPLGKKIQERTGVELDRAGRVRVNPDLTVPGYPDIFVVGDMMSLEGVPGVAQGAIQPGRFAAQTIIDRLAGKPSAEKFVYNDKGSMATIAKSKAVVKIGKLEFAGFVAWLAWCVLHILTLSGFKTRFSTLMRWMISYLSNGRSARSTTNQQLVGRLALQALGERASGHLVIGDVDPEPLAKLAEVATHDRQSNQAKDETENAGN
- a CDS encoding bifunctional metallophosphatase/5'-nucleotidase, producing the protein MRKPITRPLCGAAMAISLLLAPSLAWAENSAPLDNDIVTIDLYKLTDVHGHIEKVVKQDKKTKEEKVVESGIPAVQCYLNKAYQTNPHSTFTLLGDNIGASPYTSGSQKDNPTIAALNELPVVGSTIGNHELDLGQDVFRQRVDGSKPQDFVKVNFPYLGANVKGMGSYRDNGVETPYLKDYAIAELDGVKVAYIGAIAQDVPFKLSPDTTKGLRFDDPIAEITRLAKELKESGQAQIVVAMLDDDVKNNYSKMPAEVDVLMGGDTHVPYEFDKVDSTVQLESKNPLLAGIASGSYTDNLGLVRINFDKKANKVVKADSILIPAATVVADSDPDCLANGSAAKVVNAAKEQAQEAGKAEIVSEVTAQWNRGVYLEPGKTQPAPGSNRGVESTLGNLVADSILDQVTIDGTTPVDFGVVNAGGLREDLIPADGVLTYASTYKALPFSNQLGYAPMTGEQFKKALENQWKTNLNSQNSRPMLRLGTSSNLTYTYDPALPMGSRITSISLNGKPLEMDKVYNVGSMTFVLEGGDGYFEKGLPVKTFGVLDRDGFNDYLKKITGPKLGASDLKRAIGITLPQDKVAKGGEVTIPLRGLSFTEGTGQTKNVTVHLGSLTEKFPVNNSIEEPNAENEQSIITTDGAGQATAKFVLSDVCQDQIGDITLPVTVDTDFGQVVGQEAGLKVMVDCGTFPTPHPVPPTPTDPQVKKDVDVKATDKKQSLAKTGVDAAYGAGLVAVLLIGAGMGLTRIRRKALN
- a CDS encoding TetR/AcrR family transcriptional regulator; the encoded protein is MLQQIRSQHTRTAILDATHRIIIRDGATKITVSAITTEADITRSLFYHYFAGKDEVIEALLDYIIDDFLTELDAWNNAREPGNIEKSLEEATTLMRKILNEDGPFATSLARNSNAQLYLIFTDRAASRIARYITETTVRDYKEHHPVKITHIESMIYMLLTGLTALIRSDPSISDETITLIIAQTLHLQDHLAD